A region from the Cellvibrio sp. PSBB006 genome encodes:
- a CDS encoding SirB2 family protein, with amino-acid sequence MYLMLKHIHMTMAALSFIGFFIRGIWMWRQSPWLHKKLVKILPHIIDTLLLISAFALAGVLRYSPGDHPWLMTKIVLLVVYIVLGVIAFRNANPTVRKCSWIAALIVFIYIFSVAISKNPLGFFG; translated from the coding sequence ATGTACCTGATGCTCAAGCATATCCATATGACAATGGCCGCTTTATCGTTTATCGGCTTTTTTATTCGCGGTATCTGGATGTGGCGACAATCGCCCTGGCTGCATAAAAAACTGGTAAAGATCCTGCCACATATCATTGATACCCTGTTGCTGATCAGCGCCTTTGCACTCGCCGGCGTCCTACGCTATTCGCCCGGCGATCATCCGTGGTTGATGACCAAGATTGTCCTGTTGGTGGTTTACATCGTTCTTGGGGTTATCGCATTCAGGAATGCCAATCCCACTGTGCGCAAATGCAGCTGGATAGCGGCGCTTATCGTCTTCATCTACATCTTCAGTGTCGCCATCAGCAAAAACCCACTGGGCTTTTTCGGCTAA
- a CDS encoding DUF4202 domain-containing protein, with translation MTPAEQLQATLADFDAANQQDPHQEIVNGQSVPKEWIYGQRMSEQLARFCPDASITLQLAARCQHICRWKIPRSDYPMDRQGYKRWRSDLAQFHGETAAVIMHNKGYDEAAIQRVKDLLLKRGLKRDEEVQALEDVICLVFLEYYLEEFAAKHDEEKLIDIIRKTWNKMSPKGHEAALRLPLSEAMLQLVTKALTP, from the coding sequence ATGACCCCCGCTGAACAACTTCAGGCTACCTTGGCTGATTTCGATGCAGCCAACCAACAAGACCCTCACCAGGAAATCGTCAACGGTCAATCTGTTCCCAAAGAGTGGATCTACGGCCAACGGATGAGTGAGCAGCTCGCACGCTTTTGTCCAGACGCATCCATCACCCTGCAACTGGCTGCACGTTGCCAGCATATTTGCCGCTGGAAGATTCCGCGCAGCGATTACCCGATGGATCGCCAGGGCTACAAACGGTGGCGTAGCGACCTGGCACAATTTCATGGCGAAACCGCCGCCGTCATCATGCACAACAAAGGTTATGACGAGGCGGCCATTCAACGAGTGAAGGATTTGTTGCTCAAACGCGGGTTAAAGCGTGACGAGGAAGTGCAGGCACTGGAAGACGTGATTTGCCTGGTCTTTCTGGAATACTACCTGGAAGAGTTTGCAGCCAAGCACGACGAAGAAAAGCTGATCGATATCATCCGCAAAACCTGGAACAAAATGTCACCCAAGGGCCATGAAGCTGCCTTGCGCCTGCCATTATCGGAGGCCATGTTGCAATTGGTTACCAAAGCGTTAACACCCTAA